Below is a genomic region from Saccopteryx bilineata isolate mSacBil1 chromosome 8, mSacBil1_pri_phased_curated, whole genome shotgun sequence.
GGACCTGGGCAAGTCAGTGGAAGTGACACAAAGGGAGACCCTGTTGCTAAAGAGCAGGTGTGAAGAGCTCCACGTAAAGAACCTACAGTGGGATAAGATCATGGATGGGCTTGAGATTGTGCCCCAAATGATGGAGGAGGCTCAGAAACAGAAGGAACTTGCCAAAGCAGAACCCTGAAGATTCTGAAAGTAAAAGACCAACTTATTGCAGACCAGAAGCCCATGAAAAGGAAATCTTTCTCTGACCACTTAAAGCAGTTTGAGAAGCAGGAAGTTATTGAAGGCTGCTGCAAGAATAAAGAACTACTGAAGAAGTACATTGAGGATTATGTACTAGGAACTGAGAAAGAAGGCCAAATACACCCTGCACTGAAGCCCTAGGCAGAAGAGAAACTCAAGCAGGCAAACAAGATCACCCAGGTCCCCAGCAAGGCCCAAGAGGAGGCCTTGGCCTTCCAGGTGAGCCTGTGCATATCCACTTGCTAGGGAAGACcattaagcagaaaaataaagaaaacaatggaCTTACCAGAATCTGTGACCTCATTTCCAAGACAGATAAGTTCTAACATGGAAGGCTCTGTCCAGTGAGCATCCTCCCTCTTGTATGTCTGACTGTTAGGGTTCatgttctttcttctcccttaatCCCATCTCACTTTAAAACAAGATTGCTTTGAAAAGAAAGCTAAATAAAGGTttccttaagtaaaaaaaaaaaaaaaaaaaagaccaaaatgaTGATTGGGACATTAGATGTCGGCTCTGGTTGTTCAAGGCCTTTATGATAATGTTAGCTCAGCATGCTGTTCTGCTTCATATTCTGTATCCCTTACGGTCACATAAAATTCATGCCATTGTATCTTGCGAATTTCAGTGACAATCTGATTCTGAAAGCCACACCAATGGTCTTGAAAGTATTATGAgattttcagttaaaaatatcTGGACTAGGTCTGGCATTCCCATTTACTCACTGGGTAACCTTAGGCAAGTTAATTACCCTGAACTCAGGTTCCTCTTCTAGAAAATAAGGACAGAAATACACACTcatagttctcatcacaagaaaaaaaatttttaattaattaattatttaattaattatttttacagagacagagcaagagtcagagagagggatagacagggacagacagacaggaacgcagagagatgagaagcatcaatcatcagttttttcgttgtggcactttagttgttcattgattgctttctcatatgtgccatgactgtggggctacagcagactgagtaaccccttgctcaagccagtggccttgggtccaagcaggtgagctttgctcaaaccagatgagcctgcactcaagctggtgacttcagggtcttgaacctgggtcctccgcatcccagtctgatgctctatcggTCAGgcgaaaaaaaaatttttttaactgtgtATGGTAATGGATGTTAAACTAGACTTAACTGTGATCACTTTGCagcatatacaaatataaaattattgttaCATACTCAAAACTAATATTGTGTCAATTATGCCTCAGTAAAAAACTTGTTTCTATAATTTTTGAGGTATATTTATATACTGTGAGATGCAATGCATATACATTAAGGGTACagtttgataacttttttttttttttctgaagctggaaacggggagagacagacagactcccgcatgcgcccgaccgggatccacccggcacgcccaccaggggcgaggctctgcccaccagggggcgatgctcttccggggcgtcgctctgccgcgaccagagccactctagcgcctggggcagaggccaaggagccatccccagcgcccgggccatccttgctccaatggagccttggctgcgggaggggaagagagggacagagaggaaggagggggtgaggggtggagaagcaaatgggcgcttctcctatgtgccctggccgggaatcgaacccaggtcccccgcacgccaggccgacgctctaccgctgagccaaccagccagggctcagtttgATAACTTTTGACAAATGTCTATCTACTtggaaacaaaaatacagaatattCTTATCACCCCCAGAAAGTTCATGCATATCTCTTTCCAGTCAACCCCACTTTACTGTTCTAATGTCTATCATCACAGATTAGCTTAACCTATCTTGAACATCAGCttaaatggaatcatattgtatataatcttttgtatctttcttctttcattcaacataatgTCAGCCAGACTCATCCATGTTTTAtcagtagtttgttcctttttttttgatgagtagTAGTACATTattcattcaattttttaaagttgtcatATTATTGCTAATTTGCAGGAGATAcatagttctttcttttctttttccttgtgggacagagtcagagagagagagagatagggacagacagacaggaacggagagagatgagaaatatcaattctttgctgcggttccttagttgttcattgcttgatttctcatatgtgccttgacagggtggctacagcagacctagtgaccccttgctcgagccagcgaccttgggctcaagctggtgagctttgttcaaaccagatgagctcgtgctcaaactggcgacctcggggtctcgaacctgggtcctccacatcccagtccaatgctctatccactgcaccaacgcctGGTCAAGCCATAGTTCTTTCTATACATATATCTTCTGCATATCTCCTTGGCAATGTTTGATATGAGAAAGCTATGTTAAGTGGATTATTTTCTCTAGCGCTGTCCTTTTAAGTAGGAGTGGTTCTCTCTACCCTCAGGAGAAACAGATAATCAGCAATCCAGCATGGCAGTCATGAGTACAGACTTCAAAATAGACAAATCTTGATTCTTATTTCCAATCTAGAACTTAACAGATGGGTGGTTTGGGAAGGTAATTTAACCTCACTGTGACTGtttccccattttaaaaataataataataataccttctTAATAAGGATTTGCGAGGACTAAATTATACTGTACATAAAACGTTTGGCACAATGAAAACTAATAATAGCCTGAAGCTTGACTATAATAAACATCTTGCTTCATTCACACATTTTTGGATTTTGTAATTCATATCCAAATTACAAAATATATCCAggtatatatttccagaagttttaaaaattaagtccgTAGTTATATCTAGAAAAGTCTAATTGTCAgctctttacttaaaataaacgCTATTTCCTATGTAAAAAAGTAAAGCCTTCCATCATTTATTCAATGGCAATTATATACTGAGTGCCAACTCTAAGGGGCTCTTCAAAAAAGTTAAAGACACAGCCCTAGCTTTTAGAATATTTGGTTTTGGAGGGTAATAAGATAagcacaaaaataattataatacaaggTATGGTTGATGATAATAATTAACATCCGTTAATTTAGTGGTTAAAAGCATGGTCTCTAGAGTTATACTGTATGGTTCAAATCCCAATCATGTGATgttgggaaagttacttaacctttctgtgcattGCTTCACTTGTAGATGGGGATAATAACACCACTTACCTAGCCGGGCTGTTATGAGGAGTAAATGAGCTAATAGATGTAAATACTTAGCACAGTATCAGCACATTAAATAATAGTTAACATTATTGAACATTCAATATTTGCCAAGCAGTCTGTTAAATGCTTTACATGCATAACTTCACATACTCTCCATGATGTTGTTCTAATATTATACTCATTTTACTGATAAGGTAACTGAGCAGGGAgtttaggtaacttgcccaagattataTAGCAAGTAAATTACAAATGCCATAGGAAcgacatatttataaaatagggataatagtacctacattaatgagaattaagcaaattaatatttgaaaagtgGTTATAACAGAGCCTAGCACCTAATAAGGTCTATTTAAGTGGatgttaaataaatacaaaatgctaTGGTGGTTCAGACATGACAATAAATAACTTCTGTTCATGGGGATGAAGGAAGGCTTTGGAATGGTGGCATTTAAACTGAAtcctggagagaaagaaagagagagaaagaggagataaaagaaagggagaaagagaaggagaggcagggaggaaaggaaggaaggaaggagaaaggaaaggagcagaaagtgaaataaagctCACAGTAGggtatgcaaaagaaaaaatagtagtaaaatttgatgttttttaaaaaatccccttTCCTCACAGTCACTATTTCTGTCAGCTGTACTTCAATATATCTCATCATTTTCCTTTCATCCCTGTAGAATCTGCTATCCTTACCCCTTCATCAtctattttatagtatttatggAGTACCTCGACGTAGCAGGTACTGTTCGGGGAGCTAAGTATACACCAATGAACAAGCCAGGCCAAATCCCAGTTCCTGTTCTGCACTATAATAATACTTCAAACTGGATTCCCAGCTTTTGGTCTGATCTTCTCCAATCCATCCTCCACACTGCTGTGAAACACAGACTGGTCTGGGAACTCCTGTGCTTAAATCTCGCTGTAGTATTTTCCCAACGTGTTCAGAATAATTTTCAATCTCCCTAGCACCCTGTTCAAGGCGCTTCACTAATTGGCCAGCACAGCCTTACTTCCCAGCTTTCACCTCCATGCACTCTGCACTTGGGGCAGAATAGGTCACTCAAAATCCTAGATACATATGGTACATTTATAAGTAAGCACCTGCTGAAAGATAAGGCTAGAACTCCATCCCTAGTTCATCCTTATACATGGAAACATCCCCCCACCTCTGCATGTCTTGACGTGAAAACCGGGTCCCTTTAGCTCTTGAGCCTAAAAAGCAGCGAGGCCTCTCTCAACCCAGAGGGGACCGGAAGGGGAGGGGCTTCGTGCGGCCCCGGCGCTAGCAACTTGCGGGAGTGAGCCGGAAGTAGCCCCGCGAGTCGGCGCGCGGGGTTGGATGGAGGCTGTGCTGTGGTGGAACTGGTGCAGCGAGTCTGTGCCGGCACCTTTGCGGTGACTGTTCCGCGTTCTCTGCGGTGCTGCCCAGCAGCCACGGAATCCCCATTGTCCTCTCTCCTAGTCCTCCTGCCGCTCCAGCCGCCGTCAGTCGCTCCGCTGGGGTGTGTGCAGAGGCTCGCACACGCGTCAGCCCGTGCACGCGCTCTGTCCCTGGCTGCCGGAAAACCTGTTGCAGAAACCTGACAGCTGCCTCTCCCTACTCCTCAGGCCGAGGGGCAGAAGGATGGCGGCCAGGACGGTGAGACGAGACCCTGCCGCCTCGCAGGAGGAGGCCCTGAGCCCCAACCTGCAGGAAAGCCCCAGAGAGGACCCTGGCGCCTTGAgggcgggggtggtggtggtggtggtggtggtggtgcagaggccGCCCTTCCTCTGAAAGGCACGAGGCGCTTGGCAGTCAAAGCCTTGGCCCGGCGCAGGGCCCACCACGGTCTGGGTCGGACGGTGGCGGAGTTGGGGCAGTTCCTGCTGGTGAAAGGCAAAAAAGAAGAGCCCCATCGCTCGCTCCGAGATGCTGAAATACGTTACCGGAGACTTAAAGGATCTTTTTCCCCGAGATCATCGCTAGGGCCGCAGAACGTCTGCGGTATGTCCTTGGTTTTGAGCTAATCAGCTTGGCAGAAAGCACCATATACTTATATCCTTATCAACAAACTGAAACCTCTTGAGAAGGAAGAGTAGGATCTGGGAGGCGATGTCCCCAGATTGGGTCTCTTAATGATGATCGTGGGCTTTATCTACACGAAAGGTAATAGCGCCAGGCAGGCACCGGCCTGGGAGATGCTGCGTGGGTTGGAGGTGTGTTCCTCAAAGTGTCTATCTCATTGGGCACATGAAGAAGCTTATTATGGGAGATTTCATGCAGCAGCGATACCTCCATTACACGCGGGTACCTCACAACAGTCAACCGGAATGTGAATTATCTTAGGATCCCCAAAGGAACCTGGAAACCAACAAGATGAAATTCCTGGATTTCATGTCTAAGCTCCGTAAAAAGGAACCCCAGTACTGGCCAGTGCAGAATCATGAGGCCTCCAAGGCCGGAGCTGAAACCAGTGTGAGGGCTTGGGTTAGGACCAGAGCTCATGCTGGGGCTGGCATCCGCCCCTGGCGAGGGCTGAgaaaaggtgggggtgggggtggggcgccgTGACTATGGAAGCTACTGTTTGAGTTAAGTAGTATAGGTAATGGGAGGGTTATTCTGCAGGAGTTGTGTTTGTGTATTTAGAATTTAAGTTTTGTATCTTGCTATGTTACATTTAATGCACTGTTAAATTGGTGTTTATAAATGAGATTGGTCTACTTTTTCTTGTAGGATTTTGTTAAGAGTTTTGAAAAATGGtttgaaattttttgtattttattctctgATCTTAAATCATGCAGCGTTGAAGTGCTGTACTTGAATGGTTCGAAGGAACTCTGCAACATGATGATCTGGTACcaggaaaaaaatagttctttggTGCCTATCTTCCCaacactttgttttttaaagaaaaagactgGCATGTATCTCTATTTGCTTAGCTATTATAGCatacagagaaaattttaaatggcagTAAATTAGAAGTACGCTCTGGTATActaaataaaacatttgctgAGCATCATCTTTACTGTGGTGCACTATTTCGGGCATTTGGGAATAGGATGTTGGACAAGATAAAGGGCCTGCTTTTCAGAACTGGACAGTAATTAAATAAACTGGAAATTACAGTACAGTGCGTTAAAGGCCACAGAGGGACACCTAACCCAGCAAGAGTGATTGGGTGAGGCTTTAGTCAGGCTTTGGGGAAGAGGCAGAAAAGATGGTGtctgagaggagggcagggaaaTGAGGAAGAAGACTTTGGGAGTGCGGAGATAGAATTAAAATTGTTAGGATCACATTTTCCTTAGTAACAGGGGAAGAAGACTTGATACATGGCAGATCTGGAAAACCTCTACCTTTGCCAGTGCTCTTGTTCCAAGGCAGTTTATCACAGTGCACAAACAGCACCGGTGACTATTAGCATTTTGGTCTTCCCCATCCCTTTTCTTAACATCTACAAGGTTCCCTCTTCTGTCAATGCCCTCAGAGACCAAATATTGTAACAGTTCTGGGACAGTATGTAGTGTGGGTGGGGAGGACACATATGGTGTCCCCTCCTACCAACAAGTTCCTGTTCAGATCTCTCTGGCACCAGGAAGACCAATGTCCTCATCCGTGTTTCTACCTGTCACGCTCCAGCTGCCACCTCCCATTTGGAGTAGGCATCCTTCACATATTTAACTACATCTACATAAGCAGATCAGGACTTTGCAATGCCTACCACCTCCACTCTGGGCATAAATCCTATAGAATGGGTACACAGAATAATAGGGAACCTAGAGGAGTGGTAACCAAACCAGAAACCAGAGACGGGTGTTAGGTGAATTGTGAAACTGCTGCAGCTGTCATATATAAAAGAGCTGCTTTCTACTCCCTTAAATGCCCAGTTTTTTTACCCCTCTTTTTTAGTTGTGCTGAACATTTCTGAGTACATTCAAGGTAGCATGGAATAAAATCCTTTGAGACATGTGCCCAGGGATCCAACAAATCAGACTGAGACCCAAAGCTATAAACTTACGGGCAAAAGTTAACTGAAGTTTAAAAATACTACTTCTGAGCAGCTTATAattcattaaacaaaaataaaacagtgccTACTTTATGGCAAGGCCTTTGCTGGGTTCTGAAGATTAAAAGGGGAAGACTGGCCTTACCCTCAAGGAATGAAACAGTTATTTCGCACAGCTGTGGAGATGTCAGCACTGTGTGCACCTAAAGGTCAGGTTACTTGGTGATTTGCCTCTTGTCAGCAAAAGAGCACCAAGACTAGAACGCAAGTCCCTTGCCCCCCCCAATCATTGTGTTTCATTCTAGCACATTGTTCCCCATTCttggcttccaatatgttgtgtGTGATTTTAGTTATTGTAACTCTAAGAAACAAGCAAAGCGTGTGTAATTATCTCCAGCTGCCACTGCAGTCCTTATGAGAATGAAGTAGAATAGAAATACTCCCCATTTTATCAGTGACAGAGGCGACTTTGCTGAAGGTCAGAGGTGTATACCCGGCAAAAACAGAACTAACAGCAGTACCATTTATTAAACATCTACAGACCAAAGATGTTTTTCTTCGTTTTCACAACCACATTGCAAAGTAGGTATTACtaaatatctccattttacagatgtaagTGATGGTAATACTTGCCATTTACTCGCGATACCTAAGATGAGCCAGCTTTTTTATGCTTTACAtatgttttaatgatttttataacaATCTTACAGGATAGCGATCTGTTCTATTTTGCACTAAGCAAACTGAGACTTGGATAAGCTACAAAGGCCTCACAGATAGTGTATCACAAAAAAGAATTGGAACTGAAGTCTGACTCAGTCAAAAGCCTGCACTTTTCACTATTACACATTTTCTTCATCTTGGGACTCCTTCCAGACTTGGGTCATCTGTCTCTAGATTTGTGTTCTTTCTTCAAAGACTGCTGTCTCTCtggaaatacaaacaaacaaggaTTGTGTAGCCAAGGTAATTATGACAAGACAGTGGCCTGTAGAAGGGTAAAAAGAAGGCTAAAATAAAGTTGTAGAAATATCTGTGAACACtgatcccagctctgcctgctCTGTCCCCAGTGTTTGCAAAGTGCTGACTACatagaaaatgtgtatttttgcTCAAACTCAGCATGTTTTGCTCTTATAGACCATGTtgtctcaatctttttttttttttagtgagagagagagaagaagaagggagagatgagaagcatcaattatttattgtggcaccttagttgttcattgattgctttcttatatgtgccttgaccagaggtctctagcagactgagtgacctcttgctcaagccagcaaccctggattcaagccagtgaccttgggcttcaagccagtgaccatggggtcatgtctatgatcccatgctcaagccagggaccctgcgctcaagctggtgagcccgcgctcaagccggtgacctcggggtttgaaaCCTGACTCCTCagcaccccagtctgatgctctttccactgtaccGCCACCTGTTCAAGCCATGTTGCCTCAATCTTTAGTCTGCGCTCTCCACTAAGCCTCGAATTAAGTTCTTCATACCACGGAACAATCAAATAACATTTGTGGACCTGCAAGTACGATTCCCAGTGTGTTCTTAGGTGGTACAAAGGGCTGGCAGAATGTGTGCCCTTGGCTCAGGATGAAAGACCTCCCATGTCACAGAGGCCATCGTCAGCTTCTCAGAAGTACTCAAAGTATGGCTTCTGGGCCCATGTGTAGAGCCGACATTGAGCATGGTGAGGTCAAGAGATGCATTCTCCTATTGTGCAAGGTCATTCACATGAGGGAGGAGGAAGGCCTGGatcccccagctcctccccctcagcCACAAATAGAACTAGATCTTCCCAGGTCAACCATTGAGCCGGGAGAGCAGGGCATTGCTATTGGTGGAGTGGTGACAGATGGATTGCTCCAAGTCCTACCTATTATATTACAACTAGAAAGCAGAGACAGTAAAGAAAGTCCCCTGAAAACTATGAATCATGTCTTGGACAATAGAAAGGTCTCAGTGCGGCCACAAACTATGCAGGGATCTTGACACTCCCCAGAGGCAGGACTTTCGACACGCTGGAACTTGGAGATTGAGTGTTTGGAAACAGGCTGAGGTTGATTACAGCCCAGGATCTAGCAGGCACGTTGTGCTCCAGAGGTGGCAGGTAATTTCAGCCCCTGCAAATCAGGCTTCAATTCACAGGCTCAATCACAGTTTTCACTGGAGATAATTATGCTTCACGTGTTGGTCATGGTGGCAGTTGATGCTTGTGCAAATTATTCCTCAAATTGTGCAGCCCAGCAGAGTTGGCAACAATGACCTCCCAGGAGAAACAGTGTACTCACTTAGGAGGTTAGGCATTCTGGAAAGTGTCCTAATCAAGGGCTTTTAAAAGTCATgactgtgaccttgaacaaggaATACGAACTCTGAGAACTGAAGCTCTAGGAAAGAGTTTGGTGAGTGATTGGAGTGGTGATCAGTTACAGCCCACAGCCCATCGTACCAGCTGATTGCAGACCCTGCTGCCCAGTTCCCGAGCCAGTCATGACCAATAACAATAACAGCCAGCATTTCTTAAGTCTTATGTGTCAGACGTGGCGCTAAATATGATAACCACATTGTCTTATGCATCTGAACAACCATGAGGCAGGTTGTACATTTGCCAATATCACAATACTATAGGGCAGCTACAGGGAAGGAATAATTCTGCTCTGTCAATGTATAAGTTAGATGACTTGGCCAAGCATAGCTAGTGAGCAGCAGATACAGAACTTGGACCTAAAGCTCCTGGGTTCTTGCTGGTGCTCCACTCTGCTAGTGTTCAGAAAGTTCTTTGGGAGCAGCCCAATTTTCCTTTGGGgaaatgagtgagagagaaggaaaaaaaccgTCTTGTGTTCATTTACACCATAATCTTGAGAACTCAGGCTAGAGagtagaggaagagggagaggcaagTTGGCATCTCTGGTTGTAGGATCATGGGCCTTTTGTCACAAGAAGTGACCTAAATTGGAAGAggagcccatttttaaaaaagattttattgatttagagagagagggagagagatcatagttgctttatttttgttgttcatggattgcctctcatatgtgccttgaccaggtaagcctgggtttttgaaccagcgacctcagtattccaggtttatgctctattcactgcaccatgaCAGGTCAGGTGAGGAGACCAGTTTTGAGAAATGATACCTGTGAGCTGTAGCTCTGTGGTCCCTGCAGTGTGGGAATCGGCATGAGGGAAGCAGCAGGCCCAGCCCGAGCTTATTCAAGAGGCCTGCTGGGTGTTGAGCCCAAGGAGAGACGGGAAGCCTCAGTGCCCAGCCACAAGACAGGGGAGACCCCCGAGACGGAAGCTCCTGGCCCCTACAGCAAACATCCCATCTGCTATGCAATTGCATGTGACTTCAGCtaagttacctaacctctctgagctttggttccctcatctttaaaaagagataatGCTGCCTATCTCAAAACATTGTGAAGACAATGAAGGAATTACTAAGCACCTGCCACAGTGTCTGGTACATGATAACTATTGttatataatgtattatttcaacaaatatttattgagcatctagtATACATTACTAGGCATACATACTGGTAGTATAATTACAGCAAAGAACAAAATGGACAGAAAAATCCTTGCCCTCCTAGAGCTTACATATACAAGCATAATGGCACAGATAATGAAGTATAATACATAGCACATCAGATGGAGATCTGTGTCCTAGGGAGAGAAATAAagcag
It encodes:
- the MAGEF1 gene encoding LOW QUALITY PROTEIN: melanoma-associated antigen F1 (The sequence of the model RefSeq protein was modified relative to this genomic sequence to represent the inferred CDS: inserted 2 bases in 1 codon; deleted 3 bases in 3 codons; substituted 2 bases at 2 genomic stop codons), translated to QLPLPTPQAEGQKDGGQDGETRPCRLAGGGPEPQPAGKPQRGPWRLEGGGGGGGGGGGAEAALPLKGTRRLAVKALARRRAHHGLGRTVAELGQFLLVKGKKKSPIARSEMLKYVTGDLKIFFPEIIARAAERLRYVLGFELSAWQKAPYTYILINKLKPLEKEEXDLGGDVPRLGLLMMIVGFIYTKGNSARQAPAWEMLRGLEVCSSKCXYLIGHMKKLIMGDFMQQRYLHYTRVPHNSQPECELSXDPQRNLETNKMKFLDFMSKLRKKEPQYWPVQNHEASKAGAETSVRAWVRTRAHAGAGIRPWRGLRKGGGGGGAP